In Thunnus thynnus chromosome 20, fThuThy2.1, whole genome shotgun sequence, a single window of DNA contains:
- the tfam gene encoding transcription factor A, mitochondrial: MAPFSLMTASVSLLAKSFNVFSCTSSLARCTGVLPAVFINSVKCLTSQASGPPKRPLNGYMRYVLQQQPVMTRQNPEIKSVDIIRKIAQQWRTLSPEEKRPFEEASLRAREQFKVDLQRYQAQLTPAQVQQQALEKRQRMAKRKAIRKKRELTILGKPKRPRSPFNIFMSEHFEEARGTTTQAKMKSLLEDWKNMFSHQKQVYTQLAEDDKIRYKNEMKSWEEHMVEIGREDLIRDQTLSAKKKPAAKTPAARKGTKKAKAVKKAGATTKSNTTRKTTKSISTKTVRSPKKT; encoded by the exons ATGGCTCCGTTCAGCTTAATGACAGCAAGTGTTAGCCTGCTGGCTAAGTCCTTCAATGTCTTCAGCTGCACAAGCAGTCTTGCAAG GTGTACCGGAGTCCTCCCAGCTGTGTTCATCAACTCAGTGAAATGTCTGACCTCTCAGGCTAGCGGCCCTCCAAAAAGGCCTCTCAATGGATACATGAGATATGTtctccagcagcagccagtCATGACCAGACAAAACCCAG AAATCAAATCAGTGGATATCATCAGGAAGATCGCCCAGCAGTGGAGAACCTTGAGCCCAGAAGAGAAACGG CCATTTGAGGAAGCCTCTCTGCGGGCCAGGGAGCAGTTTAAGGTAGACCTCCAGCGCTACCAGGCCCAGCTGACCCCAGCACAAGTCCAGCAACAAGCCCTGgagaagaggcagaggatggCCAAGAGGAAGGCCATCCGCAAGAAGAGG GAGTTAACCATTCTGGGGAAGCCCAAACGTCCTCGCTCTCCGTTCAACATCTTCATGTCGGAGCACTTTGAGGAGGCCAGAGGAACCACCACACAG GCAAAGATGAAGTCTCTGTTGGAGGACTGGAAGAATATGTTCAGCCATCAGAAACAG GTCTACACACAACTGGCTGAGGATGACAAAATTCGCTACAAGAATGAGATGAAGTCGTGGGAGGAGCACATGGTGGAGATTGGACGAGAAGACCTGATCAGAGACCAGACCCTGTCTGCCAAGAAAAAACCTGCTGCTAAAACTCCAGCGGCAAGGAAAGGAACAAAGAAGGCTAAAGCGGTGAAGAAGGCTGGTGCGACAACAAAGTCAAATACAACCAGGAAGACGACAAAAAGTATCTCCACAAAAACTGTCAGAAGTCCAAAAAAGACGTAA
- the naglu gene encoding alpha-N-acetylglucosaminidase gives MPPRNGCSLVLVVALCLCVTAHCEFPTLDHIKPKASGKTQGMAVVELLKRLLGNRSTEFIVSVNSSLSNDSLDVCELRSTKNNKIVATGNTGVAVASGIYNYLKYFCNCHVSWSGDQLDLPRPLPKLTGVLRINTPHRFRYYQNVCTFSYSSVWWDWPRWEREIDWMALNGINLPLAFTGQEALWQEVYRALGLNQSEIEEFFSGPAFLAWNRMGNMFKFGGPLPQSWHVNQLYLQFKILERMRSFGMIPVLPAFSGNIPKGILRLYPEANVTRLGPWAHFNCSFSCSYILDPQDPLFLQIGSLYLSQVVKQFGTDHIYNTDTFNEMTPPSSDTTYLSAVSRSVFASMTAVDPQAIWLMQGWLFFSDAAFWKPAQIQALLHGVPLGRMIVLDLFAETEPIFSYTESFYGQPFIWCMLQNFGGNSGFFGTVESINSGPFKALHFPNSTMVGIGMTPEGIEQNPVIYELMSELAWRKEPVNLAKWVSLYAVRRYGSTQENLTAAWRLLFASVYNCTVPHYRNHNHSPLVRRPSFHMNSGLWYDTADLYKAWKLIIEAAPSLMSKETFRYDLVDVTRQVLQVLTTSFYQDIANAFQNQKLPELLTAGGVLIYDLLPELNRLLSSDRNFLLGTWLERARSLALDEKEAQLYEMNARNQLTLWGPSGEIIDYASKEWGGLMEDYYAQRWGLFVHTLVECLDSGQPFKQDSFNQAVFQVEKGFIYNGRKYPTEPQGDMYEIARRIFLKYYPQALKRL, from the exons ATGCCACCCAGAAACGGCTGCAGTCTGGTTCTGGTCGTCGCGTTGTGTCTTTGTGTAACTGCACATTGTGAGTTTCCCACTCTGGACCATATCAAACCGAAAGCCAGCGGCAAGACACAGGGGATGGCAGTGGTCGAGCTGTTGAAACGCCTGCTCGGCAACAGATCCACGGAGTTCATAGTGTCAGTCAACAGCAGCCTGTCCAACGACAGCCTGGATGTGTGTGAGCTCAGGTCAACCAAAAATAACAAGATAGTCGCCACAGGCAACACCGGAGTGGCCGTGGCTTCTGGTATCTACAactatttgaaatatttctgcaaCTGCCATGTTTCCTGGTCTGGTGACCAGCTGGATCTGCCGCGTCCCCTGCCGAAGCTCACCGGCGTCCTGCGCATCAACACACCGCATAG GTTCCGCTACTACCAGAACGTCTGCACTTTTAGCTATTCCTCTGTGTGGTGGGACTGGCCGAGatgggagagagagattgaTTGGATGGCACTGAATGGAATCAATCTTCCGCTTGCTTTCACCGGCCAAGAGGCCTTGTGGCAAGAG gTTTACCGTGCTCTTGGGTTAAACCAGTCGGAGATTGAAGAGTTCTTCTCTGGCCCGGCGTTTCTTGCCTGGAACCGAATGGGAAACATGTTCAAGTTTGGTGGGCCTCTGCCACAGTCCTGGCATGTGAACCAGCTCTACCTCCAA tttaaaatctTGGAGCGAATGAGATCCTTTGGCATGATTCCAGTGCTGCCGGCCTTCTCTGGGAACATTCCCAAGGGAATCCTCAG GCTGTATCCAGAAGCAAATGTAACAAGATTGGGCCCTTGGGCTCATTTCAACTGCAGCTTCTCGTGCTCCTACATCTTGGACCCCCAGGACCCACTTTTCCTCCAGATTGGATCCCTCTATCTGTCCCAGGTGGTGAAACAGTTTGGGACGGACCACATctacaacactgacacattcaATGAGATGACTCCACCTTCCTCTGACACCACCTACCTGTCCGCTGTCAGTCGCTCTGTCTTTGCATCAATGACTGCAG TCGACCCTCAGGCAATTTGGCTGATGCAAGGCTGGCTGTTCTTCAGTGATGCAGCATTCTGGAAACCAGCCCAAATTCAGGCCTTACTACATGGAGTGCCCCTTGGACGAATGATCGTACTGGACTTGTTTGCAGAGACCGAGCCAATTTTCTCCTACACTGAGTCTTTCTATGGACAGCCCTTCATCTGGTGCATGCTGCAAAACTTTGGGGGCAACAGTGGTTTCTTTGGCACCGTGGAGAGCATCAATTCAGGACCCTTCAAAGCCTTGCATTTCCCAAATTCCACCATGGTCGGCATCGGCATGACACCTGAGGGCATTGAACAGAATCCTGTGATATATGAGTTGATGAGCGAACTGGCTTGGCGTAAGGAGCCAGTCAACTTGGCCAAGTGGGTGTCACTGTATGCAGTACGCCGCTATGGCAGCACACAAGAGAACTTAACCGCCGCATGGAGGCTCCTGTTTGCCAGCGTTTATAACTGCACTGTGCCACATTACCGAAATCACAACCATAGCCCATTGGTGCGCCGGCCTTCATTTCACATGAATTCTGGCCTTTGGTATGACACAGCTGACTTGTACAAAGCCTGGAAACTGATTATTGAGGCAGCTCCATCTCTCATGTCCAAGGAGACCTTCCGGTATGATCTTGTGGATGTAACTCGGCAGGTTTTACAAGTTCTGACAACATCATTTTACCAGGATATTGCAAATGCTTTCCAGAACCAGAAATTGCCAGAGCTGCTAACTGCAGGTGGGGTGCTGATCTATGACCTCTTGCCGGAGCTCAATCGTTTGCTGAGTAGCGATCGCAACTTCCTGTTGGGGACGTGGCTTGAGCGGGCACGATCCTTAGCCCTGGATGAGAAGGAGGCACAGCTCTATGAGATGAATGCCAGAAACCAGCTCACTCTATGGGGTCCCAGTGGTGAGATCATTGACTACGCCAGCAAAGAGTGGGGTGGCCTCATGGAGGACTACTACGCCCAGCGATGGGGCCTGTTTGTCCACACACTGGTGGAGTGTCTAGACAGTGGACAGCCATTTAAGCAGGACTCCTTCAACCAGGCAGTTTTCCAGGTAGAAAAGGGATTCATTTACAACGGCCGAAAGTACCCTACCGAGCCTCAGGGAGACATGTATGAGATTGCCCGCAGGATCTTCCTAAAGTACTACCCACAGGCCTTGAAGAGACTATAG